The segment TCGCCTTCAGTGATCGCATTCAAGAATTTAAGGCACTTGGCGCCGAAGTCGTTGGTGTTTCGGTGGATTCGCACTTTAGTCACTTGGCATGGGTCAACACGCCACGCAAAGAAGGCGGCCTTGGCAAGATGGAATATCCTCTTTTGGCGGATTTGACGAAGAATATCTCGCGCGATTACGGAGTTTTGTTGGAAGACGCGGGAATTTCGCTCCGTGGCTTGTTCATTATCGATCCAAAAGGCGTCGTGCGTCAAATTACGATCAATGATTTGCCCGTGGGACGAAGTGTCGATGAAACGTTGCGTTTAATCAAGGCATTTAAGTTTACGGATGAGCATGGGGAAGTTTGTCCAGCTAATTGGGATCCGGAAAAGAACAAGGACACAATTAAGCCGAGCGTGAAGGAGTCCAAGAGTTATTTTAACAAACATGGttaaaggaaatttctttattaGAATAGAATTTTTGTGGAGTAAACGAATTTTCGGTGAACGTAGATTTATCGTTTCTTTTTCCGTTCCATCGCGTTGAGTTCTCCCTGTTGAGCGAAGGCTTCTGAGTAAATTCGCTTGACTTTGTCTTTTCGAATGCGatcgctaaaaaaaaaattaaaattatgg is part of the Culicoides brevitarsis isolate CSIRO-B50_1 chromosome 3, AGI_CSIRO_Cbre_v1, whole genome shotgun sequence genome and harbors:
- the LOC134833066 gene encoding peroxiredoxin-2; this encodes MSFLSRALLRNLPTVTKNFAYSRAISTTSYLACCKAHVQKPAPAFKGQAVVNQEFKEIQLSDYKGKYLVLFFYPLDFTFVCPTEIIAFSDRIQEFKALGAEVVGVSVDSHFSHLAWVNTPRKEGGLGKMEYPLLADLTKNISRDYGVLLEDAGISLRGLFIIDPKGVVRQITINDLPVGRSVDETLRLIKAFKFTDEHGEVCPANWDPEKNKDTIKPSVKESKSYFNKHG